The genomic DNA ACCAAGCTAAATTAGATGGCTTCGTAAACTTCTTCTTTGACGATTTAGATGGCAAGTCTACGGCTCGTTTTGTAGATGCGCTTGAAAATGATTTTGTAGATCCAGATGCAGCTGAATTAGAAAATACTGATGGTTTAGCCATTAGTGAAGATGGCAAGATTATTCCTGACTGGGGTAAAAAGGCCAAATAATATGATAAACTGGAACAGTCAGTGGCACTATCAGCGCTTTGAAGATGCTGATAATGTGATTGGCTGTTTTTTGATTACTAGTAGGAGGAATTAATCATGGCACAAATTATGACTCGACGGTTAACAACTGCTGACGTCACTCAATTACAACAGATTAGCATTGAAACATTCAAGGATACATTTGGAAGCCAAAATACGGCTGAAAATATGGCGGCATACTTACAGGACGCTTATAACGTTCCCAAGTTAGTAGCTGAGTTAGCAGAACCTGAATCTCAATTCTATTTTGTTGAACGTTCAGGGGAGTCACTAGGATACTTAAAATTAAACACTGGACAAGCCCAATCAGAAGCAATGGGACCAGACACCTTAGAAGTCGAACGTATTTATATCCGACAGGCCTTTCAACATCAAGGACTTGGCAATCAATTCATGGCACAGGCTATTCAAATTGCTCAAGCCGCTGAGAAACAAAAAATTTGGCTCGGCGTTTGGGAACATAATGAACCAGCAAAGGCCTTCTATACGAAATGGGGGTTTAAACAATTTGGGGCACATGACTTTGTAATGGGAGACGATCGGCAAACTGATTTATTAATGATTAAATCGTTGACTAAAAATTAGTTTTAACGATAGTACCTGATTGGCTAGATGGGCAAGTAAGCACTAATAAGATTAGTTTGATTTTTCTAATTTGACGTGCCACCCCACTAAAAACCTTTGCTTTTACTCTGCAGGGGGCTTATACTGTTAATCAATCGTACACGATTAAAAGGAGTATGTTTATGACACCAGAAATCGACTTGGCTAATCAGCTCTGTTTTAGCATTTACAATGCCAATCGGCTGTTTAACAAATTTTATGTCGAGGCATTAGCACCGTTTAAGCTGACATATGCGCAGTATCTCGTTTTAATGGCGTTATGGGAACATGATGACCAGTCATTGCATGAGTTAGGTCAGGTCCTACGCTTGAATAGCAATACCTTAACACCACTGTTACGGCGCATGGAGGACGCAGGGTGGCTGCAGCGGGAACGACCAGTAACGGATCGTCGCCAGCTAGTCATTCACCTTACGACTCAAGGGAAGCAACAACAAGCAGCGATTGAAACGGCGATTGCGACTTGTATTGGTCATTATCACTTAACAGTTGATGAATATCAGCAAGCGTTGGCATTAAACCAGAAAATAGTGACGACATTGTCACAAGATTTGGCCTAAGCGGGCCTTTTTATTGGCTATTTCAGTCGTGCACGATTGAAATGCAGAAATTTTAGGAGGATCTTTATATGGCAGATTATGACACAATTTTTATCGGTAGTGGTCACGCGACATGGCACGCAGCAGTGACACTAGCTCAAGCACAACAAAATGTGGCAATTATCGAAGAGGATACGATTGCCGGAACATGCACTAACTTTGGTTGCGATGCTAAGATCCTGTTGGACGGACCTTTCGAGTTGACTGAACAACTCAAACAATATCAGGGGATTGGCGTTAACACATCTCCAACCATCGATTGGGCACAGCTGATGGCTTATAAGCAGCAAATCATTCAGCCCTTAGCCATGCAAATGACGGCGATATTCAAACAATTAGGTATTACAATTATTACCGGTCATGGTGAACTAACTGATACGCATACCGTTCAAGTTGATACTACCAAATATACGGCTGACAACATCGTCATTGGAACCGGTCAGCGACCGGCTAAATTAGCGATTCCGGGTGCCGACCTCATGCACGACAGCCGTGATTTTCTTGATCTTCCAACCATGCCTAAACGCTTGACCTTGATCGGCGCGGGAATTATTTCACTAGAATTTGCTAACATGGCAGTGCTACTAGGATCAGAAGTGCATATTATTGAGTTTGCTGACCGAGCACTACCAGCTTTCTATTCAAAACACGTTGAAAAGATAATGGC from Lactiplantibacillus paraplantarum includes the following:
- a CDS encoding GNAT family N-acetyltransferase, whose amino-acid sequence is MAQIMTRRLTTADVTQLQQISIETFKDTFGSQNTAENMAAYLQDAYNVPKLVAELAEPESQFYFVERSGESLGYLKLNTGQAQSEAMGPDTLEVERIYIRQAFQHQGLGNQFMAQAIQIAQAAEKQKIWLGVWEHNEPAKAFYTKWGFKQFGAHDFVMGDDRQTDLLMIKSLTKN
- a CDS encoding MarR family winged helix-turn-helix transcriptional regulator yields the protein MTPEIDLANQLCFSIYNANRLFNKFYVEALAPFKLTYAQYLVLMALWEHDDQSLHELGQVLRLNSNTLTPLLRRMEDAGWLQRERPVTDRRQLVIHLTTQGKQQQAAIETAIATCIGHYHLTVDEYQQALALNQKIVTTLSQDLA